In a single window of the Hydrogenobaculum sp. 3684 genome:
- a CDS encoding prepilin-type N-terminal cleavage/methylation domain-containing protein — protein sequence MYRFKAFKRKHGYTLIEVIIAVAIFSMMVMLGTMAFTQGLRQYKNILSKGLNFWQNAKYVWLTKNIGSMIDYYVQSPYSWGPFFVGKSNYFEYVSASPIASSLPVLSLVKVHEKKDKKYDIIYYEKPVYTMYYEDLINFYKDEDYKKATHLELFKNLDKVKLRYYGYNIQTREYNWYENYNALKQKILPTLVKITYQKYGKTHKLIFGINNNSLEKSIYFYIYMYKGALGEKR from the coding sequence ATGTACCGTTTTAAGGCTTTTAAAAGAAAACATGGATATACCCTTATAGAAGTAATCATAGCGGTGGCTATTTTTAGCATGATGGTGATGCTTGGGACTATGGCCTTTACCCAAGGCCTAAGACAGTACAAAAACATACTATCTAAAGGGCTAAACTTTTGGCAAAACGCCAAATACGTATGGCTTACAAAAAATATAGGTTCTATGATAGATTACTATGTACAATCCCCTTACAGCTGGGGACCGTTTTTTGTGGGAAAGTCAAACTATTTTGAGTACGTAAGTGCATCTCCTATAGCAAGCTCGCTGCCGGTGCTATCATTGGTAAAAGTTCATGAGAAAAAAGATAAAAAATACGATATAATCTACTATGAAAAGCCAGTATACACGATGTACTATGAGGATCTTATAAACTTTTACAAAGATGAGGATTACAAAAAAGCCACCCATCTTGAGCTTTTTAAAAACTTAGACAAGGTAAAGCTAAGATATTATGGTTACAACATCCAAACCAGAGAATACAACTGGTATGAAAACTACAACGCCCTGAAGCAGAAAATACTGCCTACCCTTGTAAAAATCACATACCAAAAATACGGCAAAACCCACAAGCTAATTTTTGGTATAAACAACAACTCCTTAGAAAAAAGCATTTACTTTTACATATACATGTATAAGGGAGCTTTGGGTGAGAAGAGATAA
- the gmd gene encoding GDP-mannose 4,6-dehydratase — translation MKKALITGIRGQDGAYLAKLLLENGYEVYGADRRSGDSSNWRLKELGIEKHVKIVYMDLLELTNIRHVIKDVMPDEVYNLAAQSFVGISFEQPILTTDIDALGVLRLLENIRDIKKDTKFYQASTSEMFGKVKEIPQNENTPFHPRSPYAVAKVYAHFITQNYREAYNMFACSGILFNHESPLRGLEFVTRKITYTLSRIKYGLEDKLILGNLDSKRDWGYAPEYVYGMYLMLQQETPDDYVLATGATHSVREFVEKASLVAGFDIEWVGEAENTKGIDKKSGKTIVEVSKKFYRPAEVDLLIGDYTKAKQKLGWEPKTTFDKIVEIMMEKDLERVSKEAKC, via the coding sequence GCTGATAGAAGAAGCGGTGATTCTTCAAACTGGCGCTTAAAAGAGCTTGGTATAGAAAAACATGTAAAGATTGTCTATATGGATCTTTTGGAGCTTACCAACATAAGGCATGTGATAAAAGATGTTATGCCAGATGAGGTTTACAACTTGGCAGCCCAGAGTTTCGTAGGTATTTCTTTTGAGCAGCCCATCCTTACCACAGATATAGATGCCCTTGGGGTTTTGAGGCTTTTAGAAAATATAAGAGATATAAAAAAAGATACCAAGTTTTACCAAGCTTCTACCTCTGAGATGTTTGGAAAAGTAAAAGAAATCCCCCAAAATGAGAACACACCCTTTCATCCAAGAAGCCCTTATGCGGTGGCAAAAGTTTATGCACACTTTATCACTCAAAACTACAGAGAAGCCTACAACATGTTTGCATGCTCTGGTATACTTTTTAACCACGAATCCCCACTTAGAGGCCTTGAGTTTGTCACAAGGAAAATCACATACACCCTTTCTCGTATAAAGTATGGACTTGAAGATAAACTTATACTTGGAAACCTTGATTCTAAAAGAGATTGGGGATATGCCCCTGAGTATGTATACGGGATGTATTTGATGCTTCAACAAGAGACCCCAGATGATTATGTGCTTGCCACAGGTGCTACTCACTCTGTAAGGGAGTTTGTAGAAAAAGCCTCTTTAGTGGCTGGGTTTGATATAGAATGGGTTGGAGAAGCTGAAAATACAAAAGGTATAGATAAAAAATCTGGAAAAACTATAGTAGAAGTATCTAAAAAGTTTTATAGACCAGCTGAAGTAGATCTTCTAATAGGAGATTATACAAAGGCAAAGCAAAAGCTTGGCTGGGAGCCAAAAACTACATTCGATAAAATAGTTGAGATTATGATGGAAAAAGATTTAGAAAGGGTATCAAAAGAGGCAAAATGCTAA
- a CDS encoding type II secretion system protein GspK: MRRDNGSATLLVMLLATVIISLGIGFDWIVKEHMKATRDLELKTEGMLRSYSIMDKLLYMISVSEFTPKAINSEVVLKPFKSSLLPLDGTYIKFKDVEVSLQDANGLINILAPNQEALRNLLKENTKADPDIVLKAWYAWINPNYHDEDIPSDFYNKYLPRKYLPQYKEEFSLVYGMTKKDYDAIKDYITIMPNTGFNPNTAPIPVLMARLNITKPQGELIKEYLKNHTITSDDELQALVNRKLSLPNYRIYYYPSNAIRIIVLALHHKKPIYKIHADILKKANLSFPYTVLYWKEY, encoded by the coding sequence GTGAGAAGAGATAACGGCTCAGCTACGTTGCTGGTGATGCTTTTGGCAACGGTTATCATCAGCCTTGGTATAGGTTTTGATTGGATAGTAAAAGAGCACATGAAAGCCACCAGGGATCTTGAGTTAAAAACAGAAGGTATGCTAAGATCATACTCCATCATGGATAAGCTTCTTTATATGATATCTGTATCAGAGTTTACACCAAAAGCTATAAACTCCGAAGTGGTACTAAAGCCTTTTAAAAGTTCATTGTTACCTCTTGATGGCACTTATATAAAGTTTAAAGATGTAGAGGTATCTCTCCAAGATGCAAACGGCCTAATAAACATTTTAGCCCCAAATCAAGAAGCCCTTAGAAACCTCCTAAAAGAAAATACAAAAGCAGATCCAGATATAGTGCTAAAAGCTTGGTATGCTTGGATAAACCCAAACTATCACGATGAGGATATACCCTCTGATTTTTACAACAAGTATTTACCAAGGAAGTATTTACCCCAGTACAAAGAGGAGTTTTCTTTGGTCTATGGTATGACAAAAAAAGATTATGATGCTATAAAAGACTATATAACTATTATGCCAAATACCGGTTTTAACCCAAACACGGCCCCGATACCCGTTTTAATGGCAAGGCTAAACATCACAAAACCCCAAGGAGAACTCATAAAAGAATACCTCAAAAACCACACCATCACCTCCGACGATGAGCTCCAAGCCCTTGTAAACAGAAAACTATCTTTACCAAACTACCGGATATATTACTACCCTTCAAATGCCATAAGAATAATAGTCTTAGCCCTTCACCACAAAAAACCCATCTACAAAATACACGCAGATATTCTAAAAAAGGCAAACCTAAGCTTTCCCTACACGGTGCTTTATTGGAAAGAGTATTAG
- the gspG gene encoding type II secretion system major pseudopilin GspG, with amino-acid sequence MRRKRGFTLIEILIVVAIIGLIASLVMPNIFKKFEQSKEQIAKAQIETLSSAVRSYMMDMDKCPKSLEDLIKNEDNSPKWHGPYLSKEKIPLDPWGHPYQFKCPGEHGTFDIWSLGPDDKLDKKAITSWE; translated from the coding sequence ATGAGAAGAAAAAGAGGTTTTACGCTTATAGAAATACTTATAGTGGTGGCCATAATAGGGCTTATAGCTTCTTTGGTAATGCCAAACATATTTAAAAAGTTTGAACAATCTAAAGAACAGATTGCAAAAGCTCAAATAGAAACACTTTCTTCAGCGGTACGCTCTTACATGATGGATATGGACAAATGCCCAAAATCCTTGGAGGATCTTATAAAAAACGAAGACAACAGCCCAAAATGGCACGGACCTTATCTGTCTAAGGAAAAAATACCCTTAGATCCTTGGGGACATCCTTATCAATTTAAATGCCCGGGAGAACACGGAACTTTTGACATATGGTCTTTGGGACCAGACGATAAACTTGATAAAAAAGCCATAACAAGCTGGGAATAA
- a CDS encoding type II secretion system F family protein produces the protein MMDFEYITLDKTGKEIRGVLSAESLKEAKLKLKESGLIIVKVEPKKENLFSQSQRIKDDDLYTISKEMSVLLNSGIVLDRALKMVIDSLEQEKLKIFLENILKDIKSGKSLSSAFEEKKMFDPLVITMLKVGETTGNLKDAFDNIAQYTDFRIKFRNEIRNAMAYPMFLIFASLATLVAIFKLIIPRFFSIFGSNPKHLPLISRFLYDFSKSLNTKTEIAFTFIIIWLYVISRYFKLNLYQKLTNYFVYVPILGNLIIQIELSKFCYAMYAMLKNGVEFIKALDLATNVIRNDFIKEDFKKTSPKIKEGKSISEAFDELSFVPPIFKGMIKVGDESGNMKDMFYELYSLFDEKLKNTIKKVLSLVEPIIITVMGLVVGTIVVSLMLTVMSVSNIKL, from the coding sequence ATGATGGACTTTGAGTATATAACCCTTGACAAAACTGGCAAAGAGATAAGAGGGGTGTTAAGTGCGGAGTCTTTGAAAGAGGCGAAGTTAAAGCTAAAAGAATCTGGGCTTATCATAGTAAAAGTTGAGCCAAAAAAGGAAAATCTTTTTAGCCAAAGTCAAAGGATAAAAGACGATGATCTTTACACCATATCCAAAGAGATGTCGGTTTTGTTAAACTCAGGTATAGTCCTCGACAGGGCTTTGAAAATGGTGATAGATTCCTTAGAACAAGAAAAACTAAAGATATTTTTAGAAAACATACTAAAAGATATCAAAAGCGGAAAATCTCTTTCTAGTGCTTTTGAAGAAAAAAAGATGTTTGACCCTCTTGTGATAACGATGCTGAAAGTGGGGGAAACCACTGGAAACCTAAAAGATGCCTTTGACAACATAGCCCAGTATACGGATTTTAGGATAAAGTTTAGAAACGAGATTAGAAATGCCATGGCTTATCCGATGTTTTTGATATTTGCATCACTCGCAACCCTTGTGGCGATTTTTAAGCTTATAATACCTAGGTTCTTTAGCATATTTGGTTCAAACCCAAAGCATCTTCCCCTTATATCGAGGTTTTTATACGATTTTAGTAAAAGCTTAAATACAAAAACAGAAATAGCATTTACGTTTATCATAATATGGCTTTATGTTATATCAAGGTATTTTAAACTAAACCTATATCAAAAACTAACAAACTATTTTGTATATGTACCTATACTTGGCAATCTCATAATCCAAATTGAGCTTTCAAAGTTTTGCTATGCAATGTACGCTATGCTTAAAAACGGCGTTGAGTTTATAAAAGCCTTAGATCTTGCCACAAATGTAATTAGAAACGATTTTATAAAAGAGGACTTCAAAAAAACCTCCCCCAAGATAAAAGAGGGTAAATCGATAAGTGAGGCTTTTGACGAGCTTTCTTTTGTGCCGCCTATTTTTAAGGGTATGATAAAAGTAGGGGATGAAAGCGGTAACATGAAGGATATGTTTTATGAGCTTTACTCATTGTTTGATGAAAAGCTAAAAAATACCATAAAAAAAGTTTTATCGCTAGTAGAACCTATTATAATAACCGTTATGGGGCTCGTGGTGGGGACTATAGTGGTATCTTTAATGCTTACTGTTATGAGTGTAAGCAACATAAAACTATGA
- a CDS encoding prepilin-type N-terminal cleavage/methylation domain-containing protein — protein MKKGFTLIEMLIVVAIIAILFSTIAPISINMYKSYMASQSAEKILILLSKIRRHSFLYSVEYNIHCKKGHLFINDKEIALKDKITCKTQKPIIFYNNGTSSGGDMKIKISNFTYTIKVSSPFGAISLENG, from the coding sequence ATGAAAAAAGGCTTTACGCTTATAGAGATGCTTATAGTGGTGGCTATAATAGCCATACTTTTTTCCACTATAGCCCCTATATCCATAAATATGTATAAAAGCTATATGGCATCTCAAAGTGCTGAAAAGATACTTATACTGCTTTCGAAAATAAGAAGACATTCGTTTTTATACTCGGTAGAGTACAACATACACTGCAAAAAAGGACATCTTTTTATAAACGATAAAGAAATAGCACTAAAAGATAAAATAACCTGTAAAACCCAAAAACCTATTATCTTTTACAACAACGGCACATCCTCAGGCGGGGACATGAAGATAAAAATATCAAACTTTACTTACACTATAAAGGTAAGTTCACCTTTTGGAGCCATAAGCTTAGAAAATGGATAA
- the gspD gene encoding type II secretion system secretin GspD, translating to MKNKKFLAIFGASTLLFYSCAMTPKEANQITVTKQIKKPQENEKKNNLGVISEGFPTNVNPLEPIPIPDFYKKPKNTATAPPPPPEKNKKLDLSKVKIGTKEPVAINVQNMPLGDFVQYALGQVLKVPYFIDQATQNNKTPVTINMPVKLKPQDVLKLVLGLLEKNNVEVSEKGGALYLNAKPTNVTPSPPQEVVFSRKALNTFQTITQIVPLKYIDPNTAINLIHNIYHSSLDVQIFPKANALMMTGPGYSIKSLIDFLDAIDIPYMKNKKPVLLHLTYWSPQDFVKQISSILEGLNIPIAQNPNQPGVLFVPIDYLNSVMVIPPDSKTLKLIMYWDKKLDTAESAGTEEKAYIYKPRFTRATELVQALQSLYSITSTTTAKSGKTPTLKSSPVISPQEAAGQLNTLAGPSAYGNYAGMSPYGGMGSAIVPSMQGAVPTSNFNTGPEVLAFSSKDLRIAADDRTNTILIVATPTKYKLVRSLLQELDKPPKQVLIKTTIAEVTLTGSLQYGIEWYIQNRFKKGTYTVSTLGNLGVATSGGLVATYITDSKIFQALLNMFAQKNKVKILSTPTLLVLNNHPASIDVGTQVPVINSQATSINVPSTTGGAGIIQSVQYVNTGIILNVLPTIETNNLVNLNIYQEDSTAQPNNTSGINSPIILTRNINTTVVVPNGGTVILGGLISQQKGTGVSEIPILGDIPILGNLFKNTSINNTKTELIIMLTPYIITDTEEAQKITDEIKSELSFYKDLK from the coding sequence ATGAAAAATAAAAAGTTTTTAGCGATCTTTGGTGCATCTACGCTTTTATTTTACTCTTGCGCTATGACACCAAAAGAGGCAAACCAGATAACAGTGACAAAACAGATAAAAAAACCACAAGAAAACGAAAAAAAGAACAACTTAGGTGTTATATCAGAAGGTTTTCCAACAAACGTAAATCCTTTAGAACCCATCCCCATACCAGATTTTTACAAAAAACCTAAAAACACTGCCACAGCACCTCCCCCACCTCCCGAAAAAAACAAAAAACTTGATTTATCAAAGGTAAAAATAGGAACCAAAGAACCTGTAGCGATAAATGTACAAAACATGCCTCTTGGGGATTTTGTCCAATACGCTTTGGGACAGGTGTTAAAGGTACCTTATTTTATAGACCAAGCCACCCAAAACAACAAAACACCCGTAACTATAAACATGCCCGTTAAACTAAAACCGCAGGACGTACTTAAGTTGGTTTTGGGGCTTTTAGAAAAAAACAACGTAGAAGTATCTGAAAAAGGAGGGGCTTTGTATCTAAATGCAAAACCCACAAACGTAACTCCTTCGCCTCCTCAGGAAGTAGTATTTTCAAGAAAAGCCTTAAACACCTTCCAAACAATAACCCAGATAGTACCGCTTAAATACATAGACCCAAACACCGCCATAAACCTCATACACAACATATACCATTCAAGCTTGGATGTGCAGATATTCCCAAAAGCAAACGCCCTAATGATGACAGGACCTGGTTATTCTATCAAAAGCCTCATAGACTTTTTAGATGCCATAGATATCCCTTATATGAAGAACAAAAAACCGGTACTCCTTCATCTAACCTATTGGTCTCCACAAGATTTTGTAAAACAAATATCAAGCATATTAGAAGGTCTAAACATACCCATAGCTCAAAACCCAAACCAACCGGGCGTGCTTTTTGTACCTATAGATTATCTAAACAGTGTTATGGTGATACCCCCAGACAGCAAAACCCTAAAGCTTATTATGTATTGGGATAAAAAGCTTGATACAGCAGAATCAGCGGGCACCGAAGAAAAAGCTTACATATACAAACCAAGGTTTACAAGGGCCACAGAGCTCGTACAAGCACTACAGTCTTTATACAGCATAACATCTACAACCACTGCCAAAAGCGGAAAGACCCCAACGCTTAAATCAAGCCCTGTGATATCACCCCAAGAAGCGGCCGGACAGCTAAACACCTTGGCAGGTCCAAGTGCCTATGGAAATTACGCCGGCATGAGCCCTTATGGAGGTATGGGAAGTGCCATAGTACCCTCGATGCAGGGAGCGGTACCCACTTCAAACTTCAACACCGGTCCAGAGGTGTTGGCCTTTTCCTCAAAAGATCTAAGGATAGCAGCGGACGATAGAACAAACACCATACTTATAGTAGCCACGCCCACCAAATACAAATTGGTAAGAAGTTTGCTCCAAGAGTTGGACAAACCACCAAAGCAAGTGCTTATAAAAACCACGATAGCCGAAGTAACACTAACTGGCTCACTGCAATACGGTATAGAGTGGTATATACAAAACAGGTTTAAAAAAGGTACATACACCGTATCCACCTTAGGAAACTTAGGAGTGGCAACATCTGGGGGATTGGTGGCCACATACATCACAGATTCAAAGATATTCCAAGCCCTCCTTAACATGTTTGCTCAAAAAAACAAGGTTAAGATACTATCAACGCCTACACTCCTTGTTCTAAACAACCATCCAGCCAGCATAGATGTGGGTACTCAAGTACCTGTTATAAATTCTCAAGCTACCTCGATAAACGTACCATCCACTACAGGGGGCGCTGGTATCATCCAAAGCGTTCAGTATGTAAACACCGGTATCATACTAAACGTACTTCCTACCATAGAAACCAACAACTTGGTAAACCTAAACATATACCAAGAAGACAGCACAGCCCAGCCAAACAACACCTCCGGCATAAACTCCCCTATCATACTAACAAGAAATATAAATACCACCGTGGTAGTGCCAAACGGAGGCACCGTAATACTCGGTGGTCTTATATCCCAGCAAAAAGGCACAGGTGTATCTGAAATACCAATTTTGGGAGATATACCTATATTGGGTAATTTATTTAAAAATACATCCATCAACAACACCAAAACAGAGCTAATAATCATGCTTACACCTTACATTATCACAGATACAGAAGAAGCTCAAAAGATAACGGATGAAATAAAAAGCGAACTTAGTTTTTACAAGGATCTAAAATGA
- a CDS encoding GspE/PulE family protein: MKKPLIGEILREKFGVSSQDIAKALDIQKKNGGYIGQILIQLGSITESQLLDALSEQLSIPIKYQIDELRFQEIINELSTKINLDFFYKNGFLPFDKEDHSLLTLTTDPLKIHIISKLEQDTKLKIKLFLTYERYIKSLYRKYIDTNTEEFVSLEEEDPERLKDMALEVPVIKYLNDIITRAVELNASDIHIEPQEKRFIVRFRIDGVLHEMDEIDENFYLALTSRIKLLSGLDIAEKRLPQDGKFSVRIGSSPIDIRTSTIPTVKGEDVVIRLLYRGKLTFELDKLGIKKDHYDILVDLIKRPYGMILVTGPTGSGKTTTLYSVLSMLNSQEDKIITIEDPVEYQIEGLNQIQIKPDIGLTFASALRSILRHDPDIIMVGEIRDKETAEISIQSALTGHLVFSTLHTNDAPSSLFRLLEMGIEDYLINASILGIVAQRIVRTNCPYCSEPVNLEDNIVRKFKLDQLSEKFDHLLEKKEFRKGRGCDKCANTGYRGRIAIYELFEYSEDLKEAFVSHKSIDNIRAILFQKPYYRTLREDGFLKVIEGITTIEEVLRIA, encoded by the coding sequence ATGAAAAAACCTTTGATAGGAGAGATATTAAGAGAAAAGTTTGGAGTTTCTTCTCAAGATATAGCAAAAGCCCTTGATATACAGAAAAAAAACGGCGGGTATATAGGCCAAATCCTAATACAGCTTGGAAGCATCACAGAATCTCAGCTTTTAGATGCCCTAAGCGAACAACTTTCTATACCTATAAAATATCAAATAGATGAACTAAGATTTCAAGAGATAATAAATGAGCTTTCTACAAAGATAAACTTAGATTTTTTTTATAAAAACGGGTTTTTACCTTTTGACAAAGAAGATCATTCACTTCTTACCCTTACCACAGACCCCCTTAAAATACATATAATAAGCAAGCTAGAGCAAGATACTAAACTTAAGATAAAGCTTTTTTTAACCTACGAAAGGTATATAAAATCTTTGTATAGAAAGTATATAGACACAAACACTGAGGAGTTTGTATCCTTAGAAGAAGAGGACCCAGAAAGGCTAAAAGACATGGCTTTAGAAGTGCCAGTGATAAAATATCTAAACGATATCATCACAAGGGCGGTGGAGCTAAATGCATCTGATATACATATAGAACCCCAAGAAAAGCGCTTCATAGTAAGGTTTAGAATAGATGGTGTTTTGCACGAGATGGACGAAATAGATGAAAACTTTTATTTGGCACTTACTTCTCGTATTAAGCTTTTATCGGGACTTGATATCGCAGAAAAAAGACTACCCCAAGATGGAAAGTTTAGCGTTAGAATAGGCTCATCTCCCATAGACATAAGAACTTCCACCATACCAACCGTAAAAGGTGAGGATGTGGTGATAAGACTCCTTTATAGGGGAAAACTCACCTTTGAACTGGATAAGCTTGGCATAAAAAAAGACCATTACGATATACTAGTAGATCTCATAAAAAGGCCTTATGGTATGATTTTAGTAACAGGACCCACCGGAAGCGGTAAAACCACCACTCTTTACTCGGTGCTTTCTATGTTAAACTCCCAAGAAGACAAGATCATAACCATAGAAGACCCGGTGGAATATCAGATAGAGGGCTTAAATCAAATTCAAATAAAACCAGATATAGGGCTTACCTTCGCATCGGCTCTTAGGTCTATACTAAGACATGACCCAGATATCATCATGGTGGGTGAGATAAGAGACAAAGAAACCGCAGAGATATCGATTCAATCCGCACTAACGGGGCACTTGGTGTTTTCCACCCTTCACACCAATGATGCACCCAGCAGTCTTTTTAGGCTTTTGGAAATGGGTATAGAAGATTATCTTATAAACGCCTCTATACTTGGTATAGTAGCCCAGCGTATTGTAAGGACAAACTGCCCTTATTGCTCAGAGCCTGTAAACTTAGAAGATAATATCGTAAGAAAGTTTAAATTGGACCAGCTATCAGAAAAGTTTGATCATCTTTTGGAAAAAAAAGAGTTTAGAAAAGGAAGGGGCTGTGATAAGTGTGCAAATACAGGATACAGAGGACGTATTGCCATATACGAGCTTTTTGAATACTCAGAAGACCTAAAGGAGGCTTTTGTAAGCCACAAATCTATAGATAACATAAGAGCTATTTTATTTCAAAAGCCTTATTACAGAACCTTGAGAGAGGATGGGTTTTTAAAAGTCATAGAGGGTATAACCACTATAGAAGAAGTTTTGAGAATTGCCTGA
- the rfaE2 gene encoding D-glycero-beta-D-manno-heptose 1-phosphate adenylyltransferase, whose protein sequence is MIYTLEEAVKRIEDYKSQNKKIVFTNGCFDIIHAGHVKYLNIAKTYGDILIVGLNSDNSIKRIKGDKRPIVPQEQRAYVLSQLKPIDIVVIFEEDTPYNLIKAIKPDVLIKGADWNIENIVGADIVLSNGGSVNTIKFDYDTSTSKIIQKIIELYCEK, encoded by the coding sequence ATGATTTATACATTGGAAGAGGCGGTAAAAAGGATAGAGGATTATAAATCTCAAAATAAGAAGATAGTTTTTACAAATGGATGCTTTGATATAATACATGCTGGGCATGTAAAGTATTTAAACATAGCCAAAACCTACGGAGATATATTGATAGTAGGGCTAAATTCCGATAACTCTATAAAACGTATAAAAGGAGATAAAAGACCCATAGTACCCCAAGAACAAAGGGCGTATGTGCTTAGTCAGTTAAAACCTATTGATATAGTTGTTATCTTTGAAGAAGACACACCTTATAATCTTATAAAAGCTATAAAACCAGATGTGCTTATAAAAGGAGCAGATTGGAACATAGAAAACATAGTAGGAGCAGATATAGTACTTTCAAACGGAGGTAGTGTAAATACAATAAAATTTGATTACGATACATCCACATCTAAGATTATTCAAAAGATAATAGAGCTTTACTGTGAAAAGTGA
- a CDS encoding ATP-binding protein, giving the protein MKLLPIGIQTFEKIRNSNYYYVDKTMFVKKLENGGYYFLSRPRRFGKSLFLDTLKEAFSGNKELFKGLYLYDNWDWDKKYPIIKISFASGNIRTSDILLDLMTSQVNRISEKEQINLKEKRPSQMFLELIQKLYEKYNQQVVVLIDEYDKPILDAIENIEVAKENREILKDFYSVLKDADPYLKLVFLTGVSRFSKVSIFSGLNQLNDITIDPSFATVCGYTQSELENVFEDRLKDFDKEKIKEWYNGYSWLGESVYNPFDILLLFDKKMFKPYWFETGTPTFLIKMFMKNKYYLPELEDLEVGEEILSNLDVDNIRIENLLFQAGYLTIKEFKTKGNKNLYTLSFPNLEVKMSFNDFFLGYVIENISLKDKTEIGLIEAFENRQVEKLKDILHRFFASIPHDWYRKNDIDSYEGFYASIVYALFNGAGLNVIAEDNTNKGQIDLSVFNQDSVYIIEFKVVEDKEKGNALKQIKDKKYYEKYIGKYQKIYLIGIEFSKKDKNIVGFEWEKI; this is encoded by the coding sequence ATGAAGCTTTTACCAATAGGTATACAAACCTTTGAAAAAATAAGAAATAGCAACTATTACTATGTAGATAAAACAATGTTTGTTAAAAAATTAGAAAACGGTGGATATTACTTTCTATCTCGTCCCAGAAGATTTGGAAAATCTCTTTTTCTTGATACCTTAAAAGAAGCTTTTTCTGGCAACAAAGAACTTTTTAAAGGGTTATATCTATATGATAATTGGGATTGGGATAAGAAATATCCTATTATAAAAATAAGCTTTGCAAGTGGAAATATAAGAACTTCAGATATTTTATTGGATCTAATGACATCTCAAGTAAATAGGATATCAGAAAAAGAACAGATAAACTTAAAAGAAAAGCGTCCAAGCCAAATGTTTTTAGAACTTATCCAAAAACTATACGAAAAATACAACCAACAAGTAGTAGTACTCATAGATGAGTATGATAAACCAATATTAGATGCGATAGAGAATATAGAAGTAGCAAAAGAAAATAGAGAAATATTGAAAGATTTTTATTCGGTGTTAAAAGATGCAGATCCTTATCTAAAACTTGTATTCCTAACAGGTGTATCAAGGTTTTCAAAAGTGTCAATATTTAGCGGTTTAAACCAGTTAAACGATATTACTATAGACCCAAGCTTTGCAACTGTTTGCGGTTATACCCAATCTGAGCTTGAAAATGTTTTTGAAGATAGATTGAAAGATTTTGATAAAGAGAAGATAAAAGAGTGGTATAACGGCTATAGTTGGCTTGGAGAGAGCGTTTACAATCCTTTTGATATATTGCTTTTGTTTGATAAGAAAATGTTTAAACCTTACTGGTTTGAAACAGGAACACCCACATTCCTTATTAAGATGTTTATGAAAAATAAATACTATCTACCAGAACTTGAAGACCTTGAAGTAGGAGAAGAGATTTTATCAAACCTTGATGTGGATAATATAAGGATAGAAAATCTTTTGTTTCAAGCTGGTTATCTTACCATAAAAGAGTTTAAAACAAAAGGCAACAAAAACTTATATACACTATCTTTTCCAAACCTTGAAGTAAAAATGAGTTTTAACGACTTTTTCTTAGGCTATGTGATAGAAAATATTTCTTTAAAAGATAAAACTGAAATAGGTCTAATAGAGGCTTTTGAGAATAGACAAGTAGAAAAATTAAAAGACATCTTACATAGATTTTTTGCAAGCATTCCACATGATTGGTATAGGAAAAACGATATAGATTCTTATGAGGGTTTTTATGCATCTATCGTATATGCACTTTTTAACGGAGCAGGGCTAAATGTAATAGCAGAAGATAACACAAACAAAGGCCAGATAGATCTTAGTGTCTTTAACCAAGACAGCGTTTATATAATAGAGTTTAAGGTAGTAGAGGACAAAGAGAAAGGAAATGCTTTAAAACAGATAAAAGATAAAAAGTATTATGAGAAGTATATAGGCAAGTACCAAAAGATCTATCTAATAGGGATAGAGTTTAGCAAGAAAGATAAGAACATTGTGGGTTTTGAGTGGGAGAAGATATAG